From Triticum urartu cultivar G1812 chromosome 2, Tu2.1, whole genome shotgun sequence, a single genomic window includes:
- the LOC125539325 gene encoding heat stress transcription factor B-2a-like, whose translation MASPALGAGTPPFLTKTYAMVDDPETDDTISWNESGTAFVVWRRAEFERDLLPKNFKHSNFASFVRQLNTYGFRKIGLDRWEFANECFRKGEKRLLSAIQRRKGSGAGAPAPAMMATPIATAIPISPTPTSSGGDAAVSSSPPPGLALVATGAMAELEEENARLRRENARLARELARARRVCDGVRHLVWRYDHGGEEVGEEDERHGAAGAKPMLFGVAIGSKRSREDGHGGGDEGNGAEEDGEDDEEEQEHDEDDERHAARREQGKAMRTERSDLNVLSLSVRAAAAARPDGGSRDRSGNH comes from the exons ATGGCGTCGCCGGCGCTGGGGGCGGGGACGCCGCCGTTCCTCACCAAGACGTACGCGATGGTGGACGACCCGGAGACCGACGACACCATCTCCTGGAACGAGTCCGGCACGGCGTTCGTGGTGTGGCGCCGCGCCGAGTTCGAGCGCGACCTCCTCCCCAAGAACTTCAAGCACAGCAACTTCGCCTCCTTCGTCCGCCAGCTCAACACCTAC GGATTCAGGAAGATAGGCCTTGACAGGTGGGAGTTCGCCAACGAGTGCTTCAGGAAAGGGGAGAAGCGCCTGCTCAGCGCGATACAGAGGCGGAAGGGATCTGGCGCCGGGGCGCCGGCGCCCGCCATGATGGCGACGCCGATTGCGACGGCGATTCCGATCTCGCCCACGCCGACCAGCTCCGGCGGGGACGCCGCGGTCTCTTCGTCGCCGCCGCCCGGGCTGGCGCTGGTGGCCACCGGCGCGATGGCCGAGCTGGAGGAGGAGAACGCGCGGCTGCGGCGCGAGAACGCGAGGCTGGCGCGGGAGCTCGCGCGCGCGCGCCGCGTCTGCGACGGCGTGCGGCACCTCGTCTGGCGGTATGACCACGGCGGGGAGGAAGTGGGGGAGGAGGACGAGAGGCACGGCGCCGCAGGCGCGAAGCCGATGCTGTTCGGCGTCGCGATAGGGAGCAAGAGGTCGCGCGAGGACGGGCACGGGGGAGGGGATGAGGGAAATGGGGCagaggaggacggcgaagacgacgaggaggagcaaGAACACGACGAGGACGACGAGAGGCACGCCGCCCGGCGAGAACAAGGGAAGGCTATGAGGACGGAGCGGTCGGATCTGAATGTGCTGTCGCTGTccgtgcgggcggcggcggcggcgaggcccGACGGGGGCTCGCGTGATCGTAGCGGAAACCACTAG